In Serinus canaria isolate serCan28SL12 chromosome 5, serCan2020, whole genome shotgun sequence, the following proteins share a genomic window:
- the CINP gene encoding cyclin-dependent kinase 2-interacting protein, with protein MAAKSPSDSTPRRPVLSVSARKIKDNAADWHNLMMKWERLNDNGFTTANKIVNMKISEQFQDNKLEIACDNSATEPEKSTPKYNEELDNCCAELLETLKHMTKIQLKMEKLTSTTKAICDLETFHHGAGNCKAPFFHTWPTPYFYEVSLKLSEMYKKELQLKQTIVQDIAHSADQDLMMVYLSSWLYQPYIENSSMLLLEAMLLETGHRQC; from the exons CAAAAAGTCCTTCTGATAGTACTCCAAGAAGGCCTGTTTTATCTGTCAgtgcaagaaaaattaaagataatGCAGCAGACTGGCATAATTTAATGATGAAATGGGAGAGACTGAATGATAATGGATTTACTACAGCAAACAAAATAGTCAACATGAAGATCAGTGAGCA ATTTCAAGACAACAAACTGGAGATAGCATGTGATAACAGTGCCACAGAACCTGAAAAGTCCACCCCAAAATACAATGAAGAGCTGGACAATTGCTGTGCAGAATTACTTGAGACCTTAAAGCATATG acaaaaatacaactgaaaatggaaaagcttACTTCAACTACTAAAGCAATCTGTGACTTGGAAACATTCCACCACGGAGCTGGGAATTGCAAGGCTCCCTTCTTTCATACATGGCCCACACCATATTTCT ATGAGGTTTCTCTGAAGCTATCTGAAATGTACAAGAAGGAGCTACAACTCAAGCAAACAATTGTACAAGACATTGCTCATTCTGCTGACCAGGATCTGATGATGGTGTATTTATCATCGTGGCTCTACCAGCCTTACATTGAGAACAGCAGCATGCTGCTGCTTGAAGCCATGCTGCTGGAAACAGGACACAGGCAGTGCTAG